One genomic region from Methanomassiliicoccales archaeon encodes:
- a CDS encoding proteasome assembly chaperone family protein, with product MDDIKTVVIEWPELESPIMVEGLPGVGNVGKLAAEHLLEQLKAKKFADIYSKFFPPQVLLDDNGVIRLVNNALYYSKGEGKRPDLVLLVGDYQGLTPEGQYELSDHVLQLAKKLKVQTIFTLGGYGIGRIVENPRVLGAATDLELVEEMKQKGVIFSKGEPGSGIVGASGLLLGLGRIEGMRAVCLMGETSGYFVDPKGAEAVLRVLASILNVEVDFSELENKAQQIDMIASKIKDLESPQEPKREDLGYIG from the coding sequence ATGGATGACATCAAGACCGTAGTGATAGAGTGGCCGGAGCTGGAATCCCCCATTATGGTGGAGGGGTTGCCTGGTGTCGGGAACGTAGGCAAGCTCGCCGCTGAGCACCTGCTGGAACAGCTCAAGGCCAAGAAGTTCGCTGACATCTATTCCAAGTTCTTCCCTCCCCAGGTGCTCCTGGATGACAACGGCGTCATCCGCCTTGTGAACAACGCTCTCTACTACTCCAAAGGAGAAGGAAAACGCCCAGACCTGGTCCTCCTGGTCGGAGACTACCAAGGATTGACACCAGAAGGGCAGTATGAACTCTCGGACCACGTCTTGCAGTTGGCCAAGAAGCTCAAGGTGCAGACCATATTCACCCTGGGCGGCTATGGCATCGGCCGCATAGTGGAGAACCCCCGAGTACTGGGAGCGGCAACGGACCTGGAGCTGGTGGAGGAGATGAAGCAGAAGGGAGTGATCTTCTCCAAGGGCGAACCGGGAAGCGGTATCGTGGGCGCAAGCGGCCTTCTGCTCGGTCTGGGCCGCATCGAAGGCATGCGCGCGGTCTGCCTGATGGGTGAGACCTCCGGCTACTTCGTGGATCCGAAGGGCGCAGAGGCCGTTCTGCGAGTCCTAGCGAGCATCCTCAACGTGGAGGTGGACTTCAGCGAGCTGGAGAACAAGGCACAGCAGATCGATATGATCGCTTCCAAGATCAAGGACCTGGAGTCCCCCCAGGAACCGAAGCGCGAGGACCTCGGCTACATTGGCTAG
- a CDS encoding ribbon-helix-helix domain-containing protein has protein sequence MEDNELEKVTLRLPARYIRALDFLVKLDDFPSRSEAVRAAVRDFVYDRVDLVMDKVKKMEEAERTLAEMETFEEQYLNK, from the coding sequence ATGGAAGACAACGAGCTGGAGAAGGTAACGCTGCGCCTTCCCGCACGCTACATACGAGCCCTCGACTTCCTGGTGAAACTAGACGACTTTCCCTCGAGGTCCGAGGCGGTCCGAGCCGCCGTCCGCGATTTCGTCTATGACCGGGTCGATCTGGTCATGGACAAGGTCAAGAAGATGGAGGAAGCGGAACGCACCCTGGCAGAAATGGAGACCTTCGAAGAGCAGTACTTGAACAAGTAG
- a CDS encoding MBL fold metallo-hydrolase produces MVTIIFLGSGGGRFSMVYQVRRTGGIYIKDGGNLHIDPGPGAVVALREAHLDPAATDAILISHAHPDHYVDAEVLVEGMTRCNFSHRGLVAGAVSAIEGRGDFGPVLSAYHRRIAGEVRALSVGEEMVAGGLMIRATPTKHSDPDGIGFRISTSSGVISYVSDSELDDDVVSAHQGARVLIMCVTRPLGSRVKYHLATEDAAEMTEAIRPEVAVLTHFGSKLVQEGAEKQARYVQDRTGVRTIAARDFMRLTVGKAIRARTRT; encoded by the coding sequence ATGGTCACCATCATCTTCCTGGGTTCGGGCGGAGGTCGGTTCTCCATGGTGTACCAGGTGCGTCGCACCGGCGGCATCTACATCAAGGACGGCGGGAACTTGCATATCGACCCCGGCCCGGGGGCGGTGGTGGCTCTGCGCGAAGCCCATCTCGATCCAGCGGCCACCGACGCCATCCTTATCTCTCATGCTCACCCAGACCACTACGTGGACGCGGAGGTGCTGGTGGAAGGGATGACCAGATGCAACTTCTCCCACCGTGGATTGGTGGCCGGGGCGGTGAGCGCGATCGAAGGCCGAGGCGATTTCGGTCCCGTGCTGTCCGCCTACCACAGACGGATCGCAGGCGAGGTCCGAGCATTGTCGGTTGGTGAGGAAATGGTGGCAGGTGGACTGATGATACGCGCAACGCCGACAAAACACTCCGACCCGGATGGGATCGGCTTTCGCATCTCCACTTCCAGCGGAGTGATCTCCTACGTCAGCGACAGCGAGCTGGACGATGACGTCGTGTCCGCTCACCAAGGGGCGAGGGTGCTCATCATGTGCGTGACCCGCCCACTAGGATCAAGGGTCAAGTATCATCTCGCCACCGAGGACGCGGCGGAGATGACCGAGGCCATTCGTCCCGAGGTGGCGGTTCTGACGCATTTCGGCTCCAAGTTGGTGCAAGAAGGGGCGGAGAAGCAGGCCAGGTATGTCCAGGATCGGACCGGGGTGAGGACCATCGCCGCTCGTGACTTCATGCGCTTGACCGTTGGGAAGGCGATTAGGGCGCGGACAAGGACTTGA
- a CDS encoding amidohydrolase family protein: MSDLLVKDALVLTQNSTREVLRGDVLVRDGKIAQVGKVKASADRVIDAKGDILLPGFVNAHTHVAMSIMRGVADDVPFGKFLDRMFALDAKRTDDDILAGARLGCLEMLRGGTTTFVDMYYSEDIIAKAVEEAGLRGVLCWAVLDQEFTTQKGVPLDNCKRFQARFRDSERIIPGIGLQGVYVCSKETFLASKEFAESNDLLLHFHLSETRGEVYEHKRKHGARPAEWLEKIGFLSGRCLAAHSAWLTINEVKALAKAGTSVATCPVSNMKLATGGVAPIPEMLQAGMNVSIGTDGASTNNSLDMFGEMKTLALLQKSNRWDATVVSAQQALDFATLGGARAIGLQSEIGSIEVGKRADLVLLRSQAPNLCPVTPENVVSGVVYSAHAGNVRTVICDGKILMLDRQVLTLPEAQVALEAEKAASGLLGRA; encoded by the coding sequence ATGTCCGACCTGCTGGTGAAGGATGCCCTGGTCCTGACGCAGAACTCGACCCGCGAAGTGCTGAGAGGCGACGTGTTGGTGCGGGACGGGAAGATTGCCCAGGTGGGCAAGGTGAAAGCCTCCGCGGACAGAGTGATCGATGCCAAGGGAGACATCCTCTTGCCCGGATTCGTCAACGCCCATACCCACGTCGCCATGAGCATCATGCGGGGAGTGGCGGACGACGTTCCATTCGGCAAGTTCCTGGACAGGATGTTCGCCCTGGACGCAAAGCGCACGGACGATGACATCCTGGCTGGCGCAAGGTTGGGATGTCTGGAGATGCTCCGGGGCGGCACGACCACCTTCGTGGACATGTACTATTCGGAGGACATCATCGCCAAAGCGGTGGAGGAGGCCGGTCTGCGAGGCGTACTATGCTGGGCCGTCCTCGACCAGGAGTTCACGACGCAGAAGGGAGTGCCGCTGGACAACTGCAAGCGCTTCCAGGCGCGCTTTCGGGATTCGGAGAGAATCATCCCCGGGATCGGGTTGCAAGGCGTCTACGTCTGCTCGAAAGAGACCTTCCTCGCCTCTAAGGAGTTCGCGGAGAGCAACGACCTCTTGCTGCATTTTCATCTCTCCGAAACCAGGGGAGAGGTGTACGAGCACAAGCGCAAGCACGGCGCTCGGCCGGCCGAGTGGCTGGAGAAGATAGGTTTCCTGAGCGGGCGATGCCTGGCAGCCCATTCCGCCTGGCTGACCATCAATGAGGTCAAGGCCCTGGCCAAGGCCGGGACGTCGGTAGCCACTTGCCCCGTTTCCAACATGAAGCTCGCCACGGGCGGCGTCGCTCCCATCCCCGAGATGCTGCAGGCCGGGATGAACGTCTCCATCGGCACGGATGGTGCTTCGACCAACAACAGCCTGGACATGTTCGGGGAGATGAAGACGCTGGCATTGCTGCAGAAATCGAACCGTTGGGACGCCACGGTAGTGAGCGCGCAACAGGCCTTGGACTTCGCCACTTTAGGTGGGGCGAGGGCCATCGGCCTGCAGTCGGAGATAGGCTCCATCGAGGTGGGCAAGCGCGCCGACCTGGTCCTTCTACGATCCCAAGCACCGAACCTATGCCCTGTGACCCCCGAGAACGTCGTCTCCGGAGTGGTGTATTCCGCGCACGCGGGGAACGTGCGAACGGTCATCTGTGACGGCAAGATCCTCATGCTCGACCGCCAGGTCCTCACGCTTCCCGAAGCTCAGGTAGCGTTAGAAGCAGAAAAAGCGGCCAGCGGTCTTCTTGGCCGGGCATAA
- a CDS encoding hybrid sensor histidine kinase/response regulator, whose amino-acid sequence MRKKGSKVLVAARPDAMNSLMEMLAKTLGDDTEMRPEGSLASALEAATNSVPDLVIIDLGLPGGNGFEPLRKMAERLPRTPLVAITNHGDRRRIRETLAAGAHSVLVWGHFDDVNLSAALAEATAKRDLEDVNKTLKVVNSILRHDVMNNLTVIGGGIDIYRMKKDEKFLDSAANAVEKSVDLIKKMKEVESVVSPKELKPIHVRVVLEEVLSRHVGQGIRFEVEGDVTVIGDDALSSVLENLVNNAIVHSGSQVVRITMRKLPENEGEIRIADEGVGIPAEVMSKIWQEGFKYGKGGQSGLGLYIVKKVIERYEGTVTVEDNHPKGVVFVLRMRLAI is encoded by the coding sequence ATGCGAAAAAAGGGGTCGAAGGTGCTAGTGGCGGCAAGACCAGATGCAATGAACTCGCTCATGGAGATGCTTGCCAAGACCCTCGGCGACGATACGGAAATGAGACCGGAGGGCAGTCTTGCCTCAGCCCTAGAGGCGGCGACCAATAGCGTTCCGGACCTGGTGATCATCGACCTCGGGCTCCCGGGAGGAAATGGATTCGAGCCGCTCAGGAAGATGGCGGAGAGGCTGCCTCGCACTCCCCTCGTGGCTATCACCAATCACGGAGATCGAAGGCGCATCCGCGAGACCTTGGCGGCGGGGGCGCATTCGGTCCTGGTATGGGGGCACTTCGACGATGTCAACCTCAGCGCGGCTCTGGCTGAGGCGACGGCGAAGCGAGACCTGGAGGACGTGAACAAGACGCTTAAGGTGGTCAACAGCATCCTTCGGCATGATGTGATGAACAACCTTACGGTCATCGGCGGCGGGATCGACATATACCGCATGAAGAAAGACGAGAAATTCCTCGACTCTGCGGCGAACGCGGTGGAGAAGTCGGTCGACCTAATCAAGAAGATGAAAGAGGTGGAGTCGGTCGTCTCACCAAAGGAACTTAAACCAATACACGTGAGGGTGGTCTTGGAGGAGGTATTGAGCCGCCACGTTGGCCAGGGCATCCGTTTTGAGGTGGAGGGGGACGTGACCGTAATCGGCGATGATGCGCTCTCCTCGGTCCTGGAGAACCTTGTCAACAACGCCATCGTGCATTCGGGCAGCCAGGTAGTGAGAATAACCATGCGGAAGCTGCCTGAGAATGAGGGGGAGATCCGGATCGCGGACGAAGGGGTCGGCATCCCCGCTGAGGTGATGTCGAAGATATGGCAAGAAGGCTTCAAGTATGGCAAAGGGGGACAATCCGGCCTGGGCCTCTACATAGTCAAGAAGGTCATCGAGCGCTACGAAGGAACCGTCACTGTAGAAGACAACCATCCGAAGGGAGTGGTTTTCGTGCTGCGCATGCGCCTGGCCATTTGA
- a CDS encoding RNA-protein complex protein Nop10 — protein sequence MRTLLRRCPSCQEYTLGAKCPRCGAQVEVPLPPRYSPDDRYGEYRRRLKKERGDYNG from the coding sequence ATGAGGACCCTGCTAAGAAGGTGCCCGAGCTGTCAGGAATATACGCTGGGAGCCAAGTGCCCGCGCTGCGGAGCGCAGGTCGAGGTCCCTTTGCCCCCTAGGTACTCGCCCGATGACCGCTACGGTGAGTACAGAAGGAGACTGAAGAAGGAAAGAGGCGATTACAATGGATGA